One region of Mesomycoplasma ovipneumoniae genomic DNA includes:
- the cmk gene encoding (d)CMP kinase, whose protein sequence is MSFKKINIAIDGPSGVGKSSIAKQIALKFNYLFINTGALYRAVALFCQNHKINAEKESQVTKKWDPNFLLLDANGDVWLENQNVTELLRDDLISKNAAIIAQYGKIRADITQLLHDFQRNNKGLVVEGRDTTYNIMPDADLKIFLWGDAQTRAKRRLKQNACLNLETNFPEVLKSIERRDYLDMSRKINPLKKTIDSVFIDTTNFNQDEIVEQISKLVLRKISQMEN, encoded by the coding sequence ATGTCTTTTAAAAAAATAAATATTGCAATTGACGGACCTTCAGGGGTTGGAAAATCTAGTATTGCCAAACAAATAGCACTTAAATTTAATTATTTATTTATAAATACAGGCGCACTTTATCGTGCAGTTGCCTTATTTTGTCAAAATCACAAAATTAATGCTGAAAAAGAAAGTCAAGTAACAAAAAAATGAGATCCTAATTTTTTGTTACTTGATGCAAACGGTGATGTTTGGCTTGAAAATCAAAATGTAACTGAATTGCTACGTGATGATTTAATTTCAAAAAATGCGGCAATAATCGCTCAGTATGGCAAAATTCGCGCTGATATTACCCAACTTTTACACGATTTTCAAAGAAATAACAAAGGACTTGTCGTTGAAGGTCGCGATACAACTTATAATATTATGCCAGATGCAGATTTAAAAATTTTTCTATGAGGCGATGCCCAAACGCGCGCAAAAAGGCGCTTAAAGCAAAATGCTTGTTTAAATTTGGAAACAAATTTTCCTGAGGTTCTAAAATCTATTGAGCGTCGCGATTATCTTGATATGTCACGGAAAATAAATCCACTAAAAAAAACTATTGATTCAGTTTTTATTGACACAACCAATTTTAATCAAGATGAAATTGTCGAGCAAATTTCAAAATTAGTCTTAAGAAAAATTTCGCAAATGGAAAATTAA
- a CDS encoding DnaJ C-terminal domain-containing protein encodes MAKQDYYKTLGIDKNATLSDIKKAYRNLVNIYHPDKNTKKSAEEQKQAEEKFKEIQEAYEILSDDSKRSQYDRYGHSAFDQQGGGGFSGFSGFSGFDFSDIFSSFTSGFGFGGSRRSQKYSGPLKGENLTARIYISFIESILGTKVSQKLTKYSQCDQCNGTGANSDSDIKTCSNCHGQGVQNEIINIPGFGRMQNQTTCSVCSGSGKTVTKSCKKCRGKTIIETKEEIEISIPAGIRDGMFIRVAGFGGPGHKGGPSGDLNIEINVRAHKYFSRSGNDIHVEMPVSIIDIINENKVEVPSPTGMKSLQLYSHYKSGQTVILARAGAPDPQNQRIIGDLRVKLVFYVPEFNSRQKNELNQVFSQIKDKVKSKWLKEFQ; translated from the coding sequence ATGGCAAAACAAGATTACTATAAAACTTTAGGAATTGACAAAAACGCAACATTATCCGATATTAAAAAAGCCTATCGAAACTTAGTTAATATTTACCACCCTGATAAAAACACAAAAAAATCAGCTGAAGAACAAAAACAAGCTGAAGAAAAATTCAAAGAAATTCAAGAAGCATACGAAATTCTTTCTGATGATTCAAAAAGAAGTCAGTATGACCGTTACGGCCATTCAGCTTTTGATCAACAAGGTGGCGGTGGTTTTTCTGGGTTTTCTGGGTTTTCAGGTTTTGATTTTTCTGATATTTTTTCAAGTTTTACTTCTGGTTTTGGTTTTGGCGGTTCGCGACGAAGTCAAAAATATAGCGGCCCTTTAAAAGGTGAAAATTTAACTGCCCGAATTTATATTAGCTTTATTGAGTCAATTTTAGGCACAAAAGTTAGCCAAAAACTTACTAAATATTCCCAGTGTGACCAGTGTAATGGCACAGGCGCAAATTCTGACTCAGACATAAAAACTTGCTCCAACTGTCATGGACAAGGAGTTCAAAACGAAATTATTAACATTCCTGGATTTGGTCGTATGCAAAACCAAACAACTTGCTCGGTGTGTTCAGGTAGTGGAAAAACTGTTACAAAAAGTTGCAAAAAGTGCCGTGGAAAAACAATAATTGAAACCAAAGAAGAAATTGAAATTTCAATTCCTGCCGGAATTAGAGACGGAATGTTCATTCGGGTTGCAGGATTTGGTGGCCCTGGTCATAAAGGTGGACCGTCTGGCGATCTTAATATTGAAATTAATGTTCGCGCGCATAAATACTTTTCAAGATCGGGAAATGACATTCATGTTGAGATGCCAGTTTCAATAATTGATATTATTAATGAAAATAAAGTTGAGGTTCCAAGTCCAACTGGAATGAAAAGTTTGCAACTTTATAGTCATTATAAGTCAGGCCAAACTGTAATTCTCGCCCGCGCAGGTGCGCCTGATCCCCAAAATCAAAGAATAATTGGGGATTTACGGGTAAAATTAGTTTTTTATGTTCCTGAATTTAATAGTCGACAAAAAAACGAACTCAACCAAGTTTTTAGCCAAATAAAAGACAAAGTCAAATCAAAATGGCTAAAAGAGTTTCAATAA
- the dnaK gene encoding molecular chaperone DnaK, which translates to MAKEIILGIDLGTTNSVVSIIENQKPIVLENPNGKRTTPSVVAFKNGEEIVGDAAKRQLETNPEAIASIKRLMGSDKTVRANDRDYKPEEISAKILAYLKEYAEKKIGHKVSKAVITVPAYFDNAQREATKNAGKIAGLEVARIINEPTAAALAFGLDKTEKEMKVLVYDLGGGTFDVSVLELSNGTFEVLSTSGDNHLGGDDWDNQIVDWMIKRIKEEYDFDAKSDKMALTRLKEEAEKTKINLSNQSVSTISLPFLGLGKNGPINVELELKRSEFEKMTAHLIDRTRKPIVDALKQAKIEASELDEVLLVGGSTRMPAVQTMIEHTLNKKPNRSINPDEVVAIGAAIQGGVLAGDISDVLLLDVTPLTLGIETLGGVSTPLIPRNTTIPVTKSQIFSTAEDNQTEVTISVVQGERQLAADNKMLGRFNLSGIEPAPRGLPQIEVSFSIDVNGITTVSAKDKKTGKEQTITIKNTSTLSEEEINRMIQEAEENREADAIKKDKIETTVRAEGLINQLEKSITDQGEKIDPKQKELLEKQIQELKDLVKEEKIDELKTKLDQIEQAAQAFAQASAQQANNASETDSQDSNTIDAEIKQN; encoded by the coding sequence ATGGCAAAAGAAATAATTTTAGGTATTGACCTAGGAACAACAAACTCAGTTGTTTCAATTATCGAAAATCAAAAACCAATTGTTCTTGAAAATCCAAACGGAAAAAGAACAACTCCTTCTGTTGTTGCCTTTAAAAATGGTGAGGAAATTGTTGGTGATGCGGCAAAACGTCAATTAGAAACAAATCCTGAAGCAATTGCATCTATTAAAAGATTAATGGGTAGCGATAAAACCGTTCGCGCTAACGATAGAGACTATAAACCTGAAGAAATTTCAGCAAAAATTCTTGCATATTTAAAAGAATATGCTGAAAAAAAGATTGGTCACAAAGTTTCAAAAGCTGTTATCACAGTTCCTGCTTATTTTGATAATGCTCAACGTGAAGCAACAAAAAATGCCGGAAAAATTGCAGGATTAGAAGTTGCAAGAATAATTAACGAGCCAACAGCAGCTGCACTTGCATTTGGTCTTGATAAAACAGAAAAAGAAATGAAAGTGCTTGTTTATGACTTAGGTGGTGGAACTTTCGACGTTTCAGTGCTTGAATTATCTAACGGAACTTTTGAAGTTTTATCAACAAGTGGTGATAACCATTTAGGTGGTGATGACTGAGATAATCAAATTGTTGACTGAATGATTAAAAGAATTAAAGAAGAGTACGATTTTGATGCAAAAAGCGACAAAATGGCACTTACTCGTCTAAAAGAAGAAGCTGAAAAAACCAAAATTAACCTATCAAATCAAAGTGTTTCAACAATTTCCTTACCATTTTTAGGTCTAGGGAAAAATGGTCCAATTAACGTTGAACTTGAACTAAAAAGATCAGAATTTGAAAAAATGACAGCTCACCTAATTGACCGGACAAGAAAACCAATTGTTGACGCCCTAAAACAAGCTAAAATTGAGGCAAGTGAGCTTGACGAAGTTCTTCTTGTTGGTGGATCCACACGTATGCCAGCTGTTCAGACAATGATTGAACACACTTTAAATAAAAAGCCAAACCGTTCAATAAATCCTGATGAAGTTGTGGCAATTGGTGCTGCAATTCAAGGTGGAGTTCTTGCTGGTGACATTAGTGATGTTTTATTATTAGACGTTACTCCTTTAACTTTAGGAATTGAAACCTTAGGTGGAGTTTCAACCCCATTAATTCCAAGAAATACAACAATTCCGGTAACAAAATCACAAATTTTCTCAACAGCTGAGGACAATCAAACCGAAGTTACAATTTCTGTAGTTCAAGGTGAAAGACAACTTGCTGCTGACAATAAAATGTTAGGTCGCTTTAATCTTTCAGGAATCGAGCCTGCTCCTCGTGGTCTTCCACAAATTGAAGTTAGTTTTTCAATTGATGTTAACGGAATTACAACTGTTTCAGCAAAAGATAAAAAAACTGGAAAAGAACAAACAATAACAATTAAAAATACTTCAACTTTATCTGAAGAAGAAATTAACAGAATGATTCAAGAAGCCGAAGAAAACCGTGAAGCTGATGCAATCAAAAAAGATAAAATTGAAACAACAGTTCGTGCCGAAGGTCTTATTAATCAACTTGAAAAATCAATAACTGATCAAGGTGAAAAAATTGATCCTAAACAAAAAGAACTTCTTGAAAAACAAATTCAAGAACTCAAAGATCTTGTAAAAGAAGAAAAAATTGACGAACTAAAAACAAAATTAGACCAAATTGAGCAAGCAGCCCAAGCTTTTGCCCAAGCAAGCGCTCAACAAGCTAATAATGCAAGTGAAACTGATTCTCAAGATTCAAACACAATTGATGCTGAAATCAAACAAAACTAA
- a CDS encoding GIY-YIG nuclease family protein, which produces MENFDQLIKSTNLPKKTGVYRFYDENNSLLYVGKAKNLHSRVNQYAKGSTNSYKTFLLIQKIRKIEYDIVANEKEALILEKEYISKYQPIYNIKLKDDSGYPYIKLELIKQLKISLVYKVPRTKNDVNVFYYGPFPSKKYAFALKKFLESETLYEKGEKYSNQDVEFFRQKFLFCKNLLQKRNEIALLEEKLEAAKQNHHYELAKEYFNAINGLKNARSQEQNIDLNNAENLDFLCFSSPESNFLVVSFAFYRNGIFLSNKHFHLEIVLNTYETLVNFLNSYYKNNISPDKLIVDFSFDKYFDFFDSKIKLKIAKNKQHRQILDNLKENHFDFIASQGKNQNKVQNFEILELIKQNLKIKSANKIMAIDNSFLTFVQNVEKTTQKTEKLFPTTGIIFYIDGSYEPSYSRFFNFTGSKKGDTNYMRQGFEKYFKIKNSLKPDLILVDGASNQVNVIASVLKNIGIQAPIFGLVKNRKHKTSHIIDQKGKIVKLDEKVFNFFQNVQEKVDMFVKSKMTKNKLKSLFHE; this is translated from the coding sequence ATGGAAAATTTTGACCAACTAATTAAGAGTACAAATCTACCTAAAAAAACAGGTGTTTATCGTTTTTATGATGAAAATAATTCACTTTTATATGTTGGTAAAGCAAAAAATTTGCACTCAAGAGTCAATCAATATGCAAAAGGATCAACAAATTCTTATAAAACTTTTTTGTTAATACAAAAAATTAGGAAAATTGAATATGATATTGTTGCCAACGAAAAAGAAGCACTAATCCTTGAAAAAGAATATATTAGCAAATATCAGCCAATTTATAATATCAAACTAAAAGATGACTCTGGATATCCTTATATAAAATTAGAATTAATTAAACAATTAAAAATTTCCCTTGTTTATAAAGTTCCTAGAACAAAAAATGATGTAAATGTCTTTTATTATGGACCTTTTCCAAGTAAAAAATACGCCTTTGCCTTAAAAAAATTTCTTGAAAGTGAAACCTTATATGAAAAAGGTGAAAAATACTCTAATCAAGATGTAGAATTTTTTCGACAAAAGTTCCTTTTTTGCAAAAATTTGCTGCAAAAAAGGAACGAAATCGCACTTCTTGAGGAAAAATTAGAAGCTGCCAAACAAAATCATCACTATGAACTGGCAAAAGAATATTTTAATGCTATTAATGGACTTAAAAACGCAAGAAGTCAAGAACAAAATATCGACCTAAATAACGCAGAAAATCTTGATTTTCTTTGCTTTTCTAGTCCTGAATCTAACTTTTTGGTTGTCAGTTTTGCCTTTTACAGAAATGGTATTTTTTTATCAAACAAGCATTTTCATCTCGAAATTGTTCTAAATACTTATGAAACTTTAGTTAATTTTCTAAATTCGTACTATAAAAATAATATTTCTCCTGATAAATTGATAGTTGATTTTAGCTTTGATAAATATTTTGATTTTTTTGACAGCAAAATCAAGCTAAAAATTGCAAAAAACAAACAACATAGACAAATTTTGGACAATTTAAAAGAAAATCACTTTGATTTTATCGCTAGTCAAGGCAAAAATCAAAATAAAGTCCAAAATTTTGAAATTTTGGAATTAATTAAGCAAAACCTTAAAATAAAAAGTGCCAACAAAATAATGGCTATAGACAATTCTTTTTTAACATTTGTGCAAAATGTCGAAAAAACTACGCAAAAAACAGAAAAACTTTTCCCAACAACAGGAATTATTTTCTACATTGATGGATCATATGAGCCTAGTTATAGTCGTTTTTTTAATTTTACTGGGTCTAAAAAGGGCGACACGAACTATATGAGGCAAGGGTTTGAAAAGTATTTTAAAATTAAAAACTCCCTTAAACCCGATCTAATTTTGGTTGACGGCGCAAGTAATCAAGTGAACGTGATTGCAAGTGTTTTAAAAAACATCGGAATTCAGGCGCCTATTTTCGGACTTGTTAAAAATAGAAAG